The Arachis hypogaea cultivar Tifrunner chromosome 14, arahy.Tifrunner.gnm2.J5K5, whole genome shotgun sequence genome has a segment encoding these proteins:
- the LOC112743864 gene encoding serine/threonine-protein kinase AtPK2/AtPK19 yields MVSSQLSGLTTAGTYKPLQAQLLFPTSLPENVITDHIELDFSDVFGPVTVPSSVEVNNIESAAAEYFEESSELVYNEPEVIYTRSHSLVGPSACVSQSLKLGKLTIQETEDSLELEVLEEDVTGEKVKDVKESSFHNVITEESLQDGGSLMKIHRVSLDDFEILKVVGQGAFAKVYQVKKKGTSEIYAMKVMRKDKILEKNHAEYMKAERDILTQIEHPFVVQLRYSFQTKYRLYLVLDFVNGGHLFFQLYHQGLFREDLARIYAAEIVSAVSHLHSNGIMHRDLKPENILLDADGHVMLTDFGLAKQFEDSTRSNSMCGTLEYMAPEIILGKGHDKAADWWSVGILLFEMLTGKPPFCGGNREKIQQKIIKDKIKLPAFLSSEAHSLLKGLLQKEAGKRLGCGPKGIVEIKGHKWFKQINWTKLEAREIQPNFRPDVAGKHCVANFEKRWTDMPVVDSPAASPNGANPFKDFSYVRPAASFLQRNSPAC; encoded by the exons ATGGTTTCCTCTCAGCTTTCTGGTTTGACTACGGCTGGCACATATAAGCCTTTACAGGCTCAGTTGCTCTTTCCTACAAGTCTTCCTGAAAACGTAATCACAGATCACATTGAACTAGATTTCTCAGATGTCTTTGGTCCGGTTACAGTTCCATCCTCAGTAGAAGTAAATAAtattgaatctgctgctgcagaGTATTTCGAAGAATCTAGTGAGCTGGTTTATAATGAGCCTGAAGTCATTTACACCCGTTCACATTCTTTGGTTGGCCCTTCTGCTTGTGTTAGCCAATCACTGAAGCTTGGAAAGCTCaccatacaagaaactgaagattCATTGGAACTAGAGGTCCTAGAGGAGGATGTGACTGGAGAGAAGGTCAAAGACGTCAAAGAATCTTCCTTTCACAATGTTATCACCGAGGAATCGTTGCAAGACGGCGGGAGTCTCATGAAGATTCACAGAGTTAGCCTTGATGATTTTGAGATTTTGAAGGTTGTGGGGCAGGgagcatttgcaaaagtatatCAGGTGAAGAAAAAGGGAACTTCTGAAATATATGCTATGAAGGTTATGAGGAAGGACAAAATTCTGGAAAAGAACCATGCTGAGTACATGAAAGCTGAGAGGGATATTTTGACACAAATAGAGCATCCTTTTGTTGTACAACTCAGATACTCGTTTCAG ACAAAATATAGATTGTATCTCGTGCTGGATTTCGTGAATGGGGGGCATCTTTTCTTTCAACTTTATCACCAGGGCTTGTTCAG AGAGGATCTAGCACGCATATATGCTGCCGAGATTGTGTCTGCAGTTTCACATCTCCATTCGAATGGAATAATGCACAGGGATCTAAAACCTGAAAATATCTTGCTGGATGCTGATGGCCAT GTTATGTTGACTGATTTTGGTTTAGCGAAGCAATTCGAGGATAGTACAAGATCAAATTCTATGTGTGGAACATTAGAGTACATGGCACCTGAAATTATTCTTGGCAAGGGCCATGATAAGGCTGCTGATTGGTGGAGTGTAGGCATCCTTCTGTTTGAGATGCTTACTGGAAAG CCACCGTTTTGTGGTGGGAACCGTGAGAAAATTCAGCAGAAGATAATTAAAGACAAGATTAAGCTGCCAGCATTTTTGTCTAGTGAGGCGCATTCTCTGTTGAAAGGG CTTCTACAGAAGGAGGCGGGAAAGCGCTTAGGTTGTGGACCTAAGGGGATAGTGGAGATTAAAGGCCACAAGTGGTTTAAACAAATCAACTGGACGAAGTTGGAAGCAAGAGAAATCCAGCCAAATTTTAGGCCGGATGTAGCCGGGAAGCATTGCGTTGCGAACTTTGAGAAGCGATGGACTGATATGCCTGTGGTCGATTCACCAGCTGCCAGCCCGAATGGTGCTAACCCCTTCAAAGACTTCTCTTATGTGAGGCCTGCAGCCTCCTTCCTTCAAAGGAATAGCCCTGCTTGTTAA
- the LOC112743865 gene encoding mannan endo-1,4-beta-mannosidase 6, whose protein sequence is MKRLQLGTISLALLIILTKSSIANALEDGSIKNEESDKEEQNHVPNSISSYGIETVGEMEEDEWEMVQKRGNQFVVNEKPFYINGFNTYWLMVFAVDESTRGKVTEVFQQASSVGMTVCRTWAFNDAQWRALQKSPSVYDEDVFKALDFVVSEAKKYKIRLILSLANNWEAYGGKAQYVKWGKDAGLNVSSDDDFFSHPTLRTYYKNHVKTVLNRVNTLTNMTYKEDPTIFAWELMNEPRCTSDPAGDKLQDWIQEMAFHVKKIDPKHLVEIGVEGFYGPSTPHRTQFNPNSYATQVGTDFIRNHQVLGVDFASAHIYADSWISQQISESHLEFITSWMQSHIEDAEKHLGMPIIFAEFGVSSKDPGYNATYRDNLITSVYKTILNSTKKGGSGGGTLLWQVFPEGTDNMDDGYAIVLSKSPSTSAVVSLQSSRLALFNSMCSSKFQWSCKKKKVIYDPHDEF, encoded by the exons ATGAAGAGATTGCAACTAGGCACAATTTCTTTGGCCCTTCTGATTATTCTTACAAAATCTTCAATTGCCAATGCATTAGAAGATGGCAGTATTAAGAATGAAGAATCTGACAAGGAAGAgcaaaatcatgttccaaattctATCTCAAGTTATGG GATTGAAACGGTGGGggagatggaagaagatgaatgggaAATGGTGCAAAAGAGAGGGAACCAATTTGTGGTGAATGAGAAACCATTTTACATAAATGGATTCAACACATACTGGCTGATGGTGTTTGCTGTGGATGAGTCAACAAGAGGGAAGGTCACTGAGGTGTTCCAACAAGCTTCCTCAGTTGGCATGACCGTTTGTAGGACTTGGGCCTTCAATGATGCCCAATGGAGGGCCCTACAAAAATCTCCATCCGTTTATGATGAAGATGTCTTCAAG gcaTTGGATTTTGTGGTAAGTGAAGCAAAGAAATACAAGATCAGGTTGATATTATCACTGGCAAACAATTGGGAAGCATATGGTGGAAAAGCACAGTATGTGAAATGGGGAAAAGATGCTGGCCTCAATGTCTCTTCTGATGACGACTTCTTCTCACATCCAACTCTTAGAACCTACTACAAGAACCATGTTAAG ACGGTGTTGAATAGAGTGAACACATTGACAAATATGACATACAAGGAAGATCCAACCATATTTGCATGGGAATTGATGAATGAACCTCGATGCACCTCAGATCCCGCTGGTGATAAGCTTCAGGATTGGATACAAGAAATGGCATTCCATGTGAAGAAGATTGATCCAAAGCACCTAGTAGAAATTGGAGTTGAAGGATTTTATGGGCCCTCAACCCCTCACAGAACTCAGTTCAATCCAAATTCATATGCAACACAAGTTGGAACTGATTTCATTAGGAACCACCAGGTTCTTGGTGTTGACTTTGCTTCTGCTCACATATATGCTGACTCTTG GATCTCACAGCAAATTTCCGAAAGCCATCTAGAATTCATAACATCATGGATGCAATCCCACATAGAAGACGCGGAAAAGCATCTGGGAATGCCAATAATCTTTGCAGAATTCGGTGTATCATCAAAGGACCCTGGCTACAATGCAACATACAGAGACAACCTTATAACAAGTGTGTACAAAACAATCTTAAACTCCACAAAGAAAGGAGGAAGTGGCGGCGGAACACTCTTGTGGCAGGTGTTTCCTGAAGGAACTGATAACATGGATGATGGTTATGCTATTGTGCTCTctaagtctccttctacttctgcTGTTGTGTCACTTCAGTCCTCAAGGCTTGCTTTGTTCAATTCAATGTGTTCTTCTAAATTCCAGTGGAGTTGTAAGAAGAAGAAAGTCATCTATGATCCTCATGATGAATTCTAG
- the LOC112743866 gene encoding mitochondrial ATP-independent inner membrane protease subunit 1b isoform X1 has translation MGFRNLGPLGLFAKEGLEKAFSLGKFFCFLHVTDTYLVTFVVTSGPSMLPTIDLIPTMFLGERISTRFGKVTRGDIVIIRSPQNPRKLIAKRLVGMEDDTVTYISNPDEPDKQETIVVPKGHVWIQGDNAYKSNDSRNFGAVPYGLIQHRLFWRVWPIKGFGPFWKH, from the exons ATGGGATTTAGAAACCTGGGGCCACTTGGATTATTTGCCAAAGAGGGGTTGGAAAAAGCATTCTCTCTTGGAAAGTTCTTCTGTTTTCTACATGTCACCGACACCTATTTGGTCACCTTTGTTGTG ACATCTGGTCCCAGCATGCTTCCCACAATAGATTTGATCCCAACAATGTTTTTGGGTGAAAGGATCTCAACTAGATTTGGTAAAGTTACTCGTGGAGATATTGTGATTATTCGCTCCCCTCAAAACCCTAGGAAGCTTATTGCTAAACGATTGGTTGGAATGGAGGATGATACTGTTACATACATTTCTAACCCTGATGAGCCTGATAAGCAGGAAactattgtg GTTCCAAAGGGTCACGTTTGGATACAGGGTGATAATGCATATAAATCCAATGATTCAAGGAATTTTGGTGCTGTTCCTTATGGACTTATTCAGCACAGGCTATTTTGGAGG GTATGGCCAATCAAAGGTTTTGGACCTTTCTGGAAACACTGA
- the LOC112743866 gene encoding mitochondrial ATP-independent inner membrane protease subunit 1b isoform X2 translates to MLSKAMGFRNLGPLGLFAKEGLEKAFSLGKFFCFLHVTDTYLVTFVVTSGPSMLPTIDLIPTMFLGERISTRFGKVTRGDIVIIRSPQNPRKLIAKRLVGMEDDTVTYISNPDEPDKQETIVVPKGHVWIQGDNAYKSNDSRNFGAVPYGLIQHRLFWRVWPIKGFGPFWKH, encoded by the exons ATGCTGAGCAAAGCCATGGGATTTAGAAACCTGGGGCCACTTGGATTATTTGCCAAAGAGGGGTTGGAAAAAGCATTCTCTCTTGGAAAGTTCTTCTGTTTTCTACATGTCACCGACACCTATTTGGTCACCTTTGTTGTG ACATCTGGTCCCAGCATGCTTCCCACAATAGATTTGATCCCAACAATGTTTTTGGGTGAAAGGATCTCAACTAGATTTGGTAAAGTTACTCGTGGAGATATTGTGATTATTCGCTCCCCTCAAAACCCTAGGAAGCTTATTGCTAAACGATTGGTTGGAATGGAGGATGATACTGTTACATACATTTCTAACCCTGATGAGCCTGATAAGCAGGAAactattgtg GTTCCAAAGGGTCACGTTTGGATACAGGGTGATAATGCATATAAATCCAATGATTCAAGGAATTTTGGTGCTGTTCCTTATGGACTTATTCAGCACAGGCTATTTTGGAGG GTATGGCCAATCAAAGGTTTTGGACCTTTCTGGAAACACTGA
- the LOC112743039 gene encoding protein FAR1-RELATED SEQUENCE 5-like, producing the protein MSGIFTDTEMNEQYQEDDDFNQQEELVSDQDMMDKQNEFEQDFGDEFTEGAYFSESDQSEDILEAAYAVDSMQDITTLKFSENFAEKIGKYHFSTLQLAFDFYLKYSKSKGFSARKSKTFKNSIGEIYKQKFVCHRQGFREEKYYTMEKRKKEPRLETRTGCEARMDCYAACPQKNVEADIMQMMNMLKSGISTSQIFGLLASQAGGYEFVGYGSRDMYNEIARQRRQIPGDAARVLKKLEAMRQLDYRLFGDVIAFDATYKKNKYSCPLVIFSGVNHHNQTIVFAAALVVDETTDTYILLLCQLMFAMKGKTPTSIITDGAMAIRNAVRVVFSEVRHRLCA; encoded by the exons ATGTCAGGTATATTTACGGACACTGAGATGAATGAGCAATACCAGGAGGACGATGACTTTAACCAACAAGAAGAGCTAGTAAGTGACCAAGATATGATGGATAAACAGAATGAATTCGAACAAGATTTTGGAGATGAATTTACTGAGGGAGCGTATTTTTCTGAATCTGATCAGTCAGAAGATATCCTTGAAGCTGCTTATGCGGTTGACTCCATGCAAGACATTACAACTTTGAAATTTAGTGAAAATTTTGCAGAGAAAATTGGCAAATATCATTTTTCTACTTTGCAGCTTgcatttgatttttatttgaagTACTCAAAGTCGAAGGGCTTTAGTGCAAGGAAGAGCAAGACCTTCAAGAATAGTATTGGCGAGATTTACAAACAAAAATTTGTATGTCATAGACAAGGATTCAGGGAGGAGAAATATTACACgatggaaaaaagaaagaaggagccTAGATTGGAAACAAGAACTGGATGTGAAGCTCGAATGGAT TGCTATGCTGCCTGCCCACAGAAAAATGTAGAGGCAGATATTATGCAAATGATGAACATGCTAAAGTCAGGGATTAGCACTTCACAGATATTTGGTCTTCTAGCTAGTCAAGCAGGCGGGTATGAATTTGTTGGCTATGGTTCCAGAGATATGTACAATGAGATTGCTCGGCAAAGGCGTCAAATTCCTGGTGATGCAGCACGAGTGTTGAAGAAGTTGGAGGCTATGCG CCAACTAGACTACCGACTCTTCGGGGATGTTATTGCTTTTGATGCTACGTACAAGAAGAACAAGTATAGTTGTCCATTAGTCATATTCAGCGGGGTTAACCACCACAACCAAACAATTGTTTTTGCTGCTGCGTTAGTTGTGGACGAAACTACTGATACATATATTTTGCTCCTGTGTCAGctcatgtttgcaatgaagggCAAGACCCCGACCTCAATAATAACTGATGGGGCCATGGCGATTAGGAATGCAGTAAGAGTTGTATTTTCCGAAGTCAGACATAGATTATGCGCTTAG